In Dama dama isolate Ldn47 chromosome 9, ASM3311817v1, whole genome shotgun sequence, the following proteins share a genomic window:
- the ANKRD34B gene encoding ankyrin repeat domain-containing protein 34B codes for MDECVEISSDGNSLIKAVHQSRLRLTRLLLEGGAYINESNDRGETPLMIACKTKHVDHQSVSKAKMVKYLLENNADPNIQDKSGKTALMHACLEKAGPEVVSLLLKSGADLSLQDHSSSSALVYAINSEDRETLKVLLSACRAKGKEVIIITTAKSPSGRHTTKQYLNMPPGGMDGCHTPASCASPSEIDLKTASSPLSHSSETETTLFGFKDLEPAGSSDDTGDRGSPVRKPGLAPNGPKLPQAPHWIRSPPSLMHRVASLQEELQDITPEEELSYKANRLALSKRFITRHQSIDVKDTAHLLRAFDQASSRKMSFDEVNHQSFFSEGNQQCIDIPVDQDPDSNQTIFASTLRSIVQKRNSGANHYSSDSQLSAGLTPAASDDGKALIGKKKILSPSSSLLSGSKELLENMPPGPLSRRTHALLERRGSGAFPLDHNSTQTRPGFLPPLNVNPHPPISDINVSNKISSLLSCGQKVLMPTVPSFPKEFKSKKMLLRRQSLQTEQIKQLVNF; via the coding sequence ATGGATGAATGTGTTGAAATTTCCAGTGATGGAAATTCTCTAATTAAAGCAGTCCATCAGAGCCGGCTTCGCCTAACAAGACTTTTGTTGGAAGGTGGCGCCTACATCAATGAGAGCAATGACCGTGGGGAAACACCTTTAATGATTGCTTGTAAGACCAAACATGTTGATCACCAGAGTGTCAGTAAAGCCAAAATGGTTAAGTACCTGTTAGAAAACAATGCTGATCCCAACATACAGGACAAATCTGGGAAAACTGCCTTAATGCATGCTTGCTTAGAAAAAGCTGGTCCTGAAGTTGTTTCGTTGCTCCTAAAGAGCGGGGCTGACCTCAGCTTGCAAGATCATTCTAGTTCCTCGGCCCTGGTTTATGCTATAAATTCAGAAGATAGAGAGACCCTGAAAGTTCTCCTTAGTGCTTGCAGGGCAAAGGGGAAAGAGGTCATTATCATAACGACAGCAAAATCGCCCTCTGGCAGACACACCACCAAACAGTACTTAAATATGCCTCCTGGGGGTATGGATGGGTGTCATACCCCAGCCAGCTGTGCCTCTCCTTCAGAAATAGACTTAAAAACAGCCTCATCGCCACTTTCACATTCTTCTGAAACTGAAACGACACTTTTTGGCTTTAAAGATCTGGAGCCTGCAGGAAGCAGTGATGATACTGGGGATCGAGGCTCCCCTGTGAGGAAGCCTGGTCTGGCTCCTAACGGGCCCAAGCTCCCTCAGGCTCCTCACTGGATCAGGAGCCCTCCTTCGTTAATGCACAGAGTGGCCTCCTTACAAGAGGAGCTCCAGGATATTACTCCAGAGGAAGAATTATCCTACAAAGCCAACCGGCTGGCACTTTCCAAGCGATTCATTACTAGGCACCAAAGTATTGATGTAAAAGACACTGCGCATTTGCTAAGAGCCTTTGATCAGGCCAGCTCAAGAAAGATGTCATTTGACGAAGTAAATCAtcaatcatttttttctgaaggaaatcagcaaTGCATTGACATCCCAGTGGATCAGGACCCAGACTCTAACCAGACAATATTTGCTTCCACCCTGAGAAGTATAGTTCAAAAAAGAAACTCAGGGGCAAATCACTACAGTTCTGATTCCCAGCTCTCGGCTGGTCTTACCCCTGCAGCTTCAGACGATGGCAAAGCACttataggaaagaaaaagattctcTCGCCATCTTCCTCCTTGCTATCAGGCTCCAAAGAATTGTTGGAGAATATGCCCCCAGGTCCCCTGAGCAGGAGAACTCATGCCCTTTTAGAAAGGCGTGGTTCAGGAGCTTTCCCTTTAGATCACAACAGTACACAAACCAGACCAGGATTCCTGCCACCCTTAAATGTGAACCCTCACCCTCCCATATCAGATATCAATGTCAGCAACAAGATTTCCAGCCTTCTTTCTTGCGGTCAAAAAGTGCTTATGCCAACAGTTCCTAGTTTCCCCAAAGAATTCAAAAGTAAAAAGATGTTGTTAAGGAGACAATCATTGCAAACAGAACAAATTAAGCAGTTAGTTAATTTTTAA